One part of the Rattus rattus isolate New Zealand unplaced genomic scaffold, Rrattus_CSIRO_v1 PGA_scaffold_72, whole genome shotgun sequence genome encodes these proteins:
- the LOC116889739 gene encoding diadenylate cyclase-like, whose product MSKHKVGALIVVEKEMSLDNYISLGYNLQAKLTAELLIAIFSNKHSSLHDGGIVVRKLDIVSLSSYFPITQTKLTTNLGARHRAAAGLTESTDSVAFVVSETNGHISYSVQGKIIEMDHENQESLMDKIFELLHFYID is encoded by the coding sequence ATGTCCAAGCACAAGGTGGGGGCTTTAATAGTGGTGGAGAAGGAGATGAGTCTGGACAACTATATATCCCTGGGATATAACCTCCAGGCAAAACTCACTGCCGAATTACTGATAGCAATCTTCTCCAACAAACACTCCTCTCTTCATGATGGGGGGATTGTAGTTAGGAAACTGGACATAGTCTCTCTCTCCAGCTACTTCCCCATCACCCAAACAAAACTAACCACCAACCTGGGTGCCAGACACAGGGCGGCAGCAGGATTAACCGAGAGTACGGATTCCGTAGCTTTTGTGGTGTCCGAGACCAACGGCCATATCTCATATAGCGTGCAGGGAAAAATCATAGAAATGGATCACGAAAATCAGGAAAGCCTTATGGACAAGATTTTCGAACTACTGCATTTTTACAtagattaa
- the LOC116889738 gene encoding uncharacterized 16.1 kDa HIT-like protein — protein sequence MEGCIFCAIAKDKEKFICESELSYAIFDIKPITKGHALVIPKKHFENLSVTDDEYLQDTVLLAKKVAFRLKEIYPDIKGFKYLSNQGILVRRLPNKNKRLFWKTKKEFGLEDYESFV from the exons ATGGAAGGTTGCATATTCTGCGCAATAGCAAAAGACAAGGAAAAGTTCATCTGCGAAAGTGAACTGTCCTATGCAATCTTCGACATCAAGCCCATCACAAAGGGTCATGCACTTGTCATCCCAAAAAAACACTTCGAGAATCTTTCGGTGACCGATGACGAATACCTACAGGACACAGTGCTACTGGCCAAGAAAGTGGCGTTTAGATTAAAAGAGATATATCCGGACATCAAAGGTTTCAAGTATCTTTCAAACCAAG GGATTCTGGTCCGCAGGctacccaacaaaaacaaaaggctatTCTGGAAGACCAAGAAGGAGTTTGGCCTGGAGGACTACGAAAGCTTTGTATGA